A single region of the Corallococcus caeni genome encodes:
- a CDS encoding DUF4438 domain-containing protein, producing MDLPLRPLMEAGMGAASAPRTNESRMVASAVAGQVSHPLARVSPYRIGRDGVLRLLPGTGGIVLNRRVGDRAVGLAADHMEAGVSLNNPGRDHAGPRGGSNRALMFYACVGNRARVTSGPVTGAVGTVVGKHGGINHVIVDFPPAVKRRLCIGDKVQLDAYGQGLELPDFPQVRALNLSPRLLRRWGVRTEAGRLLIPVTHTVPAELMGSGFGRSEGVLGDLDIQLSDARLVRKHRLHALRLGDLVAVCPLDYRFGPSRKAGVVTVGVVVHADSKVAGHGPGVTPLLIAPRECVRLVRRPQANVALVLGLRQSVAPPAGDPSWGGG from the coding sequence ATGGACCTCCCACTGCGTCCCTTGATGGAGGCGGGCATGGGGGCCGCCTCGGCGCCGCGCACCAACGAGTCGCGGATGGTCGCCTCGGCGGTGGCGGGCCAGGTGTCCCATCCCCTCGCGCGCGTGTCGCCCTACCGCATTGGCCGGGACGGGGTGCTGCGGCTGTTGCCGGGGACCGGCGGCATCGTGCTCAACCGGCGCGTGGGGGACCGCGCGGTGGGGCTGGCGGCGGACCACATGGAGGCAGGGGTGTCGCTGAACAACCCCGGACGCGACCACGCGGGCCCGCGCGGCGGCTCCAACCGGGCGCTGATGTTCTACGCGTGCGTGGGCAACCGGGCGCGCGTGACGAGCGGTCCTGTCACGGGCGCGGTGGGGACGGTGGTGGGCAAGCACGGCGGCATCAACCACGTCATCGTGGACTTCCCGCCCGCCGTGAAGCGCCGGCTGTGCATCGGGGACAAGGTGCAGCTGGATGCGTATGGCCAGGGGCTGGAGCTGCCGGACTTCCCCCAGGTGCGAGCGCTGAACCTGTCGCCCCGGCTGCTGCGGCGCTGGGGCGTGCGGACGGAGGCGGGGCGGCTGCTCATCCCCGTGACGCACACGGTGCCGGCGGAGCTGATGGGGTCGGGGTTCGGGCGTTCGGAGGGCGTGCTGGGGGACCTGGACATCCAGCTGTCGGATGCGCGGCTGGTGCGCAAGCACCGGCTGCACGCGCTCCGGCTGGGGGACCTGGTGGCGGTGTGTCCGCTGGACTACCGCTTCGGGCCCTCGCGGAAAGCGGGGGTCGTCACCGTGGGGGTGGTGGTGCACGCGGACAGCAAGGTGGCGGGGCATGGGCCTGGGGTGACGCCGCTGCTCATCGCTCCGCGGGAGTGCGTGCGGCTGGTGCGCCGCCCCCAGGCGAACGTGGCGCTCGTCCTGGGGCTGCGCCAGAGCGTGGCGCCGCCGGCGGGTGACCCATCATGGGGTGGGGGGTAG
- a CDS encoding response regulator transcription factor produces the protein MRTPLPPGSHVLLVVPGPGATAPAREQNQVLAGELIINGQRYHLVPADPSVGPTAEPTSDARLLTSRELQVVSCVCAGWGNKQIATKLHISTWTVAAHLRRIFVKLGVDTRAAMVSRCLGTVSLPPTP, from the coding sequence ATGCGGACGCCCCTTCCGCCCGGAAGCCATGTCCTGCTCGTGGTCCCCGGCCCCGGCGCCACGGCTCCTGCCCGCGAGCAGAACCAGGTCCTCGCCGGGGAGCTCATCATCAACGGGCAGCGCTACCACCTCGTGCCCGCGGACCCCTCCGTGGGCCCCACCGCGGAGCCCACGTCCGACGCGAGGCTGCTCACGTCGCGCGAGCTGCAGGTCGTCTCCTGCGTCTGCGCGGGCTGGGGCAACAAGCAGATCGCCACGAAGCTCCACATCAGCACGTGGACAGTGGCGGCCCACCTGCGACGCATCTTCGTCAAGCTGGGCGTGGACACCCGCGCGGCCATGGTGTCGCGCTGCCTGGGCACCGTGTCCCTACCCCCCACCCCATGA